Below is a window of Desulfovermiculus halophilus DSM 18834 DNA.
CCAGATACAGGAAGAACGTGGACGTCCTCTTATTGGAGGATGTGCACTTCTTTCAGGGCAAGGCCAAAATGCAGGAGGAACTCCTGTCCCTGATCAAAGATCTGGGCGATCAGGGAAGCAAGGTTGTCTTCTCCAGCTCATTTCTGCCCAAGGAGCTGGGAAAGGTAGACAGTCAGCTCACCTCCTATTTCTGTTCCGGAGTATTGGCCCCGATTCAGCAGCCGGACCTGGACTTTCGGGTCAGGCTGCTGCAAGCAAAAGCCCAAAGCAAAGGACTCCGGCTCTCGGACTCCTTGTGTCATCTCATAGCATCCACAATTCGGTCCGATGTGCGGCAGCTGGAAAGCTGCCTGCACAACCTCTCCCTGAAGGCAAATCTCCTGCAGGAGCCGGTCAACGAGGAAATGACCAGGGATGTCCTGCAGAACTACAGCCAGGAAAATACAACCCCGGATATGGAGGACATTATTGACTGCGTCTGCCGTGCATTTGATATGCCGTTGAATATGCTGCAGTCCAAAAGCAGAAAACGATCTATTGTATCCGCCAGGAATACTGCCTTTTATATGGCCAGAAAATACACAAGTCTTTCCCTGAAAGATATTGGCAGCCAATTCAACCGCCGCCACTCAACTGTTTTGAAAGGAATTACAAATGTGGAGCGGGAAATAAGCAAAGACAGTGCATTAGGGCATCAAGTCCTGCGCATCATGGATCAATTAGTCAAATAAACGAACGGCCGCAGTAAATACTGCGGCCGTTCGTTTATTTCCGGACAGTGCCCTGCACGACACATTCTCAATGTGAGGTTGCCCACGAATGCACTCCGGATGCACGCAAAACATCTCCAAGAAATGAGCATCCTGTTGCGTGCTTTGGGCAGGATGCACTGGTCAAGATGTGCTGAAGCACTGTTTCCCGGTACTGCCTCCGGTTTAGAGCCGAAGCTCGAATGCTGCATACTCTTTATCGTAGTCCATCCATTTGGTTTCCACATTGTCCACCCGGCTCATAGTTGACCCGGAGGCCAGTTTCCCCTTCAATGCCTGCAGGGCCTCATCTGGTCCTTGAGCCAGAACTTCCACCCGGCCGTCATCCAGATTGCGGACCCAGCCCTTCAGGCCCATATTTTCCGCTTGCCCCTTGACCCAGGACCGAAAGTTGACTCCTTGAACCTT
It encodes the following:
- the dnaA gene encoding chromosomal replication initiator protein DnaA; amino-acid sequence: MNTTWHQIQADLQKSLKPGIFQVWIKPLQAEIQEKTIYLTAPNEFVASWVRDRLRDTIVQAAASTLGYIPDIAIAGQKSAAPGSPKLLQPTSHQQQGRLPGSASRPSPSPYNWRYKFDNFVVGSCNQLAYAACSGLCTDTFPAGSVFLCSSPGLGKTHLLHSIGYHLCQHKKRHETKVCYLPAEHFANQMVKAIKQRDVETFKARYRKNVDVLLLEDVHFFQGKAKMQEELLSLIKDLGDQGSKVVFSSSFLPKELGKVDSQLTSYFCSGVLAPIQQPDLDFRVRLLQAKAQSKGLRLSDSLCHLIASTIRSDVRQLESCLHNLSLKANLLQEPVNEEMTRDVLQNYSQENTTPDMEDIIDCVCRAFDMPLNMLQSKSRKRSIVSARNTAFYMARKYTSLSLKDIGSQFNRRHSTVLKGITNVEREISKDSALGHQVLRIMDQLVK
- a CDS encoding acylphosphatase, with protein sequence MAKSLHCLVSGKVQGVNFRSWVKGQAENMGLKGWVRNLDDGRVEVLAQGPDEALQALKGKLASGSTMSRVDNVETKWMDYDKEYAAFELRL